From Coffea arabica cultivar ET-39 chromosome 2e, Coffea Arabica ET-39 HiFi, whole genome shotgun sequence, the proteins below share one genomic window:
- the LOC113730160 gene encoding protein EXORDIUM-like 3 yields the protein MGSPPAPVTLLFTILLPLFVSFLAGAPLALGWRPWPNQDKPNATDFIYGASKKYEGSSDFVHLKYHMGPVLTANITVYPIWYGVWQNSQKRIIREFITSFSAFNSKPPSVSGWWKTVQLYTDQTGANISSHVHLGEEKNDRFYSHGKSLTRLSVQSVIKSSVTARTKPLPINPKSGVYLLLTSEDVYVQDFCNNVCGFHYFTFPSILGYTLPYAWVGNSAKLCPGVCAYPFSVPDYIPGLKAVKAPNGDVGVDGMISVIGHEIAELSTNPLVNAWYAGQDPVFPVEIADLCEGIYGTGGGGSYTGQMSNGEDGATYNMNGIRRRFLLQWVWNPLLNYCTGPNALDQ from the coding sequence ATGGGGTCACCGCCGGCGCCGGTTACACTGCTCTTTACCATTCTTCTCCCCCTCTTTGTATCCTTTCTGGCCGGAGCACCATTGGCCCTCGGATGGCGTCCCTGGCCCAATCAGGACAAGCCTAACGCTACTGATTTTATCTATGGCGCCTCCAAAAAATACGAGGGCTCCTCCGACTTTGTTCACCTCAAGTACCACATGGGTCCAGTCCTGACTGCTAATATCACCGTCTATCCCATCTGGTACGGGGTGTGGCAAAATTCCCAGAAGCGCATCATCCGGGAGTTCATCACCTCTTTCTCCGCCTTTAATTCTAAACCGCCTTCCGTTTCCGGGTGGTGGAAAACAGTGCAGCTCTACACCGATCAAACGGGGGCTAATATTTCTAGCCACGTCCACCTGGGGGAAGAGAAGAACGACCGCTTTTACTCCCACGGTAAATCTTTGACCCGCCTATCTGTACAGTCCGTGATAAAAAGCTCCGTCACGGCCAGGACCAAGCCTTTGCCCATTAACCCCAAGAGCGGGGTCTACTTGCTGCTTACCTCTGAGGACGTGTACGTGCAGGATTTCTGCAACAACGTTTGTGGGTTCCACTATTTCACCTTCCCCTCAATTCTGGGGTACACCCTGCCCTACGCCTGGGTGGGCAACTCCGCCAAGCTGTGCCCGGGGGTATGTGCCTACCCATTTTCAGTCCCTGATTACATCCCGGGGTTGAAGGCTGTAAAGGCGCCGAACGGCGACGTTGGGGTGGATGGAATGATAAGCGTAATCGGTCACGAGATTGCAGAGCTGTCGACGAACCCGTTGGTGAACGCGTGGTATGCGGGTCAGGACCCCGTGTTCCCGGTGGAGATTGCGGATCTTTGTGAGGGCATTTATGGGACTGGGGGAGGCGGGTCGTACACGGGGCAGATGTCAAACGGAGAAGATGGTGCCACGTATAACATGAATGGGATCAGACGGAGGTTTCTATTGCAATGGGTTTGGAACCCCTTGTTGAATTACTGCACTGGCCCTAATGCTCTTGATCAGTAA
- the LOC113730161 gene encoding protein LPA2 isoform X1, whose protein sequence is MALLLQSSASSFPSSGKSHLPLHISPHRRLYSNPKSKRRIIIKLQNSSSGSNPSEPQKPSDSSTNTTISSSSTVAPPPSPRKQPNSAASGLGFGPSTPVGTKSASSSKKKQKGKKERASIIRRAPVEKPSFATQTNDIQSKEQSQNESAFLLAWLGLGAIILVEGIILAASGFLPEEWDNFFVKYLYPSFTPTLFLFVAGTVAYGVLKYLQNEQFNREK, encoded by the exons ATGGCGCTACTGCTTCAATCGTCAGCTTCCTCTTTTCCCTCCAGCGGGAAATCCCATCTTCCTCTCCATATATCGCCCCACCGTCGTCTTTATTCTAATCCGAAGTCCAAAAGACGAATCATCATCAAGCTCCAAAATTCTTCTTCCGGTTCAAATCCCTCGGAGCCCCAAAAGCCCAGCGATTCCTCCACCAACACAACCATCTCATCCTCATCCACAGTGGCCCCACCTCCTTCTCCCAGGAAACAGCCAAACTCAGCTGCTTCTGGCTTGGGTTTTGGCCCCTCAACTCCGGTGGGAACAAAATCGGCATCATCATCCAAGAAGAAACAGAAAGGCAAGAAAGAGAGGGCTTCCATAATTCGGAGAGCACCTGTGGAAAAACCTAGCTTTGCTACGCAAACAAACGACATCCAATCTAAGGAACAGTCCCAAAATGAGAGTGCTTTTCTTCTCGCTTGGTTAGGCCTCGGCGCTATTATTCTTGTCGAGGGCATTATTCTTGCTGCCTCTG GTTTCCTACCTGAAGAATGGGATAATTTCTTTGTTAAGTATCTCTACCCATCTTTTACTCCTACACTGTTCTTGTTCGTCGCCGGCACTGTTGCCTATGGAGTGCTGAAATACCTGCAAAATGAGCAATTTAATAGGGAAAAATAG
- the LOC113730161 gene encoding protein LPA2 isoform X2, which translates to MALLLQSSASSFPSSGKSHLPLHISPHRRLYSNPKSKRRIIIKLQNSSSGSNPSEPQKPSDSSTNTTISSSSTVAPPPSPRKQPNSAASGLGFGPSTPVGTKSASSSKKKQKGKKERASIIRRAPVEKPSFATQTNDIQSKEQSQNESAFLLAWLGLGAIILVEGIILAASGQMKDTDFSHLSS; encoded by the exons ATGGCGCTACTGCTTCAATCGTCAGCTTCCTCTTTTCCCTCCAGCGGGAAATCCCATCTTCCTCTCCATATATCGCCCCACCGTCGTCTTTATTCTAATCCGAAGTCCAAAAGACGAATCATCATCAAGCTCCAAAATTCTTCTTCCGGTTCAAATCCCTCGGAGCCCCAAAAGCCCAGCGATTCCTCCACCAACACAACCATCTCATCCTCATCCACAGTGGCCCCACCTCCTTCTCCCAGGAAACAGCCAAACTCAGCTGCTTCTGGCTTGGGTTTTGGCCCCTCAACTCCGGTGGGAACAAAATCGGCATCATCATCCAAGAAGAAACAGAAAGGCAAGAAAGAGAGGGCTTCCATAATTCGGAGAGCACCTGTGGAAAAACCTAGCTTTGCTACGCAAACAAACGACATCCAATCTAAGGAACAGTCCCAAAATGAGAGTGCTTTTCTTCTCGCTTGGTTAGGCCTCGGCGCTATTATTCTTGTCGAGGGCATTATTCTTGCTGCCTCTG GTCAAATGAAGGACACAGATTTCAGCCACTTGTCCAGTTGA